The sequence GGTTGCTCTGAATGACTTCACAACAATCTCTTATCTGATTTTATTCTCTATTCATCAATATAACTAATGGTGTTCTTTAGCTTATGTCTTTTGCTTTTGAGAGTGAAGATTTGACCTCTGTTTTCAAGTACTTGTTACTTTTTATGATACTAAATATTTACATGTGCTTTTTTTATACCGACAGAAATGTTTTTATGAActagtaaaaaaaaaggatcTTGTTCACGTTTTACATGGATTTTTCTAGCTTCTATAAGGTCAAATTTCTTCCATTCTCCGAATAACATGTTATGGATTTATTAATTGGATAGCTGATATAAGTTTTTGCAGACAATGATTATTTTGTTACAATATTGGTGTTACTCTCTTTGGCTATTGTGCATTATCTTTTTATGACTCATGCTCTGGGTCCCAAGCGGATCTTTGCTCTATCTTTTTATATGGATTGCTTATACTTATGAGTTCATGTTatgttctttatttcttttgcagTTCCCATCACAATCTTTGCTTCCTTTAGGAAAATGAAGAAGCTCACCCGAGACCATTCAGTTATTGTTGCTGCACTCAGGGAGTCTTCCTTTCTGGtaactagttttatcatctTCTATGATGGTCATGGAAACTAGAGTTTTCACATGATTACTGTGTTTTCACTTGTACTCTATAAATACCTGTTTGGGACTGCTGTTagatgtaaaaaaaaaaagcagggttatgattctttttgatttaatgtattaatttttaaatttttttcataaattgcTTTTGGAAAGAGCATCTGTTCACCTGCTTCTCTCCAAAAGCAGTTCTCAAACctcaaaaaagcaaaaaaaaaaagaaagtaataaaaattttgaaagcaCTTTTTCCAAAAAAATCCTAAACCGAGGAAGAAAAAAGTTTGGAATTCATTGATTTGCTTTCAATCTACTACAGGTTGTGAGCTCAGATGGAAAGAAAGTGAAGCGCCTGCACCCTTTTCCAGTTGCTGCTATTAAGGACCCAAAGGTATTTTTGGAACTTGCTTTTTACCCCTCTTATTATTGATATGTTATATGCATAAACTTTGGGACATCTTGTGGACCCTAGTTATGCACTGTTCTAGTAGAGAATCTTCCGGAGGATCACTCAGTAGAGAACATCCGGCGAATATTTGGTGAAGCTGGGAAGTATGCATTttattcctttcttcttcttcttgttcttccATTATAAATTTACAGTCCTTGTTAGATTGTATTATGCTTACCATATCTTACTACACATCAGGATAAAGCACATCTCAATTCGTGATCCACATGCTATGGAAGAGTCAAAAAAAGGTAGCAAAGCTGATATTCTGATTAGCAGCAAGGTATAGAACTCTTTCAAGTTCCAAAATTTTCATTCCTCTTACATTGATCGTTCAATCAAGAGGGATTGACCTATTTGGGACGTTTTATTACCCTGAAtatgtgtttatttatttatttatctatttggGGTGGGTGGTGGGTGTTGTGACGTTATGTAGCAGGCATTGCTCAAAGAAAAAACCTACTAATGCAGTATTCTAATATATTATGTAGTTGCATGCTCTAGTGGAGTATGACAGTGTCGAGGCTGCAGAAAAAGCTGTGAGTATCAATTCTTGTGTTGAAAACTAATTTCATTTAGTTTATAATGCATGCTTATGTAAAGTTGTCTCTTTTTTGGTAATTGAATCAGGTGGCTGCATTAAACAATGAACAGGACTGGAGAAATGGTTTGCGGGTCAAGCTTCTCAAGCAAACAGTAAGGATTATGTCTGCCTTCTACACCTCTCACAGTAATGggtttgatattaattttctgGCTATAGGGCAAATATGGACAGAGGAAACAACCCTGGAGAGATGTTGATGCTGAAAAGCATAACAATGGACGAGCATCTCATCAGACGGGGGATGAAGAAAATCATCACCCAAGTGAGCACCATGATGATACACCTGATGAAGAGGTAACTGTTGCTCAACTCCTTTTAAGCCGTCATTTATGTTATCTATGGTATCCCTTGATGACATAATTGTATTAGTTCATTTGTATTGTTAGTTGAGCTAAGCTTTTAACAGGAgataattttccttttctgagAGTTATATAGGTTTTTTAATTGGGTGAAAATTGTAAAGGGATAATACATCCTTTTGAGATAAATTTGGTCGCACTGGATGCGGCTTTTGCTCATTGACTGGATTCTGGTTAAAATTATTCTGAATAGTggtattatataataattggCTATCTAATTTGTGAATCCATCCATCTAATTCATTTCAGGATGGAGAGTACATATCGAAGGAGAAACCTGGGCAGCGAGCTCGAAACCGAGGAAGGCAAAGGAGGAACAAATATCGGGCTACAAACGGGCTTGGTATTTTGATATGCTGGTTTTGCTTTTGATATCTGTGTGTTGTATATTTGCAAAGTCTCAATATTGCTGTGTTTCCCTTTCCTAGGTCATGGTTCTACATCATGCGCCCATCACATTGAGCCCTCAAAGCCGCCTCCTGGCCCTAAAATGCCTGATGGAACTAGAGGATTTACAATGGGAAGAGGCAGGCGTCCTGTACCCGATCAAAATCAACAAGCAGTATAACTCGTTACATATGTAATATTATGTGTATGTTGCCGTATGATTTATAGCGACAAGTGGCGAGTTAATGTGTTTATGGTAATTTTATAAAGCAGTGTGGAGTGGAAGATGAAAGTGGGTGTTTGTACTACTGAATTGCTTTTTACATGTATTGGTGTCGTTCTGGAAATGAACTCCCAACAAAACTGTAGTACAGTACAGGGCTCTTGTTTTTGTATTTGCCTGTATCATCTTGTAGAAATACACCCTACCTGCTTGCCagttattcttaatttttattttttcttttccattttgagCCATCATAAGGCATTTGTGAAGGGAGAAAGTTTCCAGGCAGATTCCATCTATACCATTTTTCATGCAGAGACATATACTTAGTATAAACATTCTATTACTATTAGCAGACTAACCAGAGCCATAATTATAACTAACTAagttttttccattttttcatttactcatctttttatttcactGCACAAGGTATCTTTTTTCACTTTCTATCTTTTCCTTCCATTTTCTCCTATAAACTTCCATTTTTACTTCTTTTACTCCcattgtttttctctttcaacCGGAAGAGCAAGAGGTAAAGCTATCAAATTTAAagctgaaaattaaaaaaaaaaaaaattcatataaaaaatgcaCAAacattaaattgtaaaaagagagaaaaatcattttgcCCGTCAGTAACCCGTTAACCGGCTAATTATACCAGTTCATACAGTCATACTCGGTGGCCAAAACGAAACCAGAAAATTAGGTCCAAAGGGTTTAAGGAAAAAGGGTTAAAACCCAGAAAACCCACCGTTTCTTTAATTCTCCTCTGTCTCTCCGACTTACATTTgatttgaaatatattattgtttattattattatttttattatgtataatCTGCGACGAGTAACAGCAAGTTTCCTAAAAAGGATTCCCCTTTCTTCTCATATCTTCAATCCTTCCTCTAGACTATAC comes from Ricinus communis isolate WT05 ecotype wild-type chromosome 5, ASM1957865v1, whole genome shotgun sequence and encodes:
- the LOC8275739 gene encoding la-related protein 6A is translated as MEGEVGPNADTSLGPSSPPHDSDVTPVGSPDDTLHDDVHALPSDEDHGHDHEEDADVEHDLDQDQHSGPADRTEVLKAKIVKQVEYYFSDENLPTDKHMIGLIKKNKEGFVPITIFASFRKMKKLTRDHSVIVAALRESSFLVVSSDGKKVKRLHPFPVAAIKDPKLCTVLVENLPEDHSVENIRRIFGEAGKIKHISIRDPHAMEESKKGSKADILISSKLHALVEYDSVEAAEKAVAALNNEQDWRNGLRVKLLKQTGKYGQRKQPWRDVDAEKHNNGRASHQTGDEENHHPSEHHDDTPDEEDGEYISKEKPGQRARNRGRQRRNKYRATNGLGHGSTSCAHHIEPSKPPPGPKMPDGTRGFTMGRGRRPVPDQNQQAV